The genomic region TCCAGCTTTTGGGCAATGGCACGGCCTAATCCTTCACTGGCGCCGATGATCCACCATGTCTGTCCTGCAAACATCTTAGGTTCCTTTCGGACGGATGGTGGCCACCAGCTCTGCGACCTTGAGGCCGAATTTGCGCATTTCAGAGCGGTTCATGATGGTGCCGTTCTCCATCAGATACATCCAGTCGGTGACGTCGAGCACGTGACCACCCGCACTCTCGGGGAGGCGGATGCGATAGGTCAGGCGCACGGTTGCGCCGCTCTGCTGACCCTCGCCGGTGCCGATGATGTCATCTGCGGTCGCGGTGAACGCCCCGTTTTCACCCATGGTGAGAAACCACTTGCGTTGCTGCGTACCGCTGCTGGCATAGGAGAAATCCTCGCTCAACGTGCCGGTGTTGCCGTCCCAGGCTCCGTTCATTGTGGCGACAAAACGCGAGACCACGCGGCCCATTGGGCCATAGATCATGCCTTCGGAGATCATTTCGCCGCTCAGATGTGTGCGAATGTCGAAGTCGGGACCGGTGCCGGCGTAGTGCTGGGGGCGTTGGCTGCGAAACCCGAAACCGGGCCGGAGCAGTGCAAGCAGCAGCACCAGGATGATCGCTACAAGCAGGAATTTCATGGCGCGGTGACCTTTCTTGGGAGTCGGAGGACCATCGCGATGGCGATGAGTTTGATACAGCAGGGAATGATGGCGTAGGCCCATGTCAGGGTCTGGAGCGCGGCGATGCTGTTCTGGCCGCCGGGGGTAAAGCCGCTGAGTTGCAGCATCGGCAGAAGCAGAACAGCCGCGGCAGCAAGCGCCAGTTTGGCGGCGAAGGACCAGAGCCCAAAGGCCTGTCCTGCCTGCAACCCGGCCCGTGCCAACATGCGCGAGAACAGCACCGGCAGGATCACCATATCCGCGCCAAGCGCCGCACCAGATCCGACACAGATCATGGCAAACCCGAGCGCGGCACCAGCAGGCAGAAACGCTGCGGAAACAAACGATAGTATCGCCAATATCATCGCCGGAAACAGCACATTGCGCGCCCCAAATCGGTCTGCGGCTCGTGTCCATAATGGTACCGAAAGTCCGGCAGCGAGGAAGAACAACACCAGAAAGGGACCGGCCATATCGGCCAGCGCGAGCTTATCCTCGACAAAGAACAGAAACAGCGTTGAGGTCATGGCAACGGGCAGGCTGTTGACCAGAGCCAGGGCGAGAAGGCGAAACCCACCAGCCTCACGCAGGGCTGTGATCGACAGGGGCTGCTCCGGCCGCGGTGTGGCGGTCCACAGACCGCGGGTCAGCCACCAAACTGTAATGCAAAGTCCGGCAAGCAGACCGCCAAAGGCGGGGTAACCGGCCTGACTGGCGCCTAGCGCACCCAACAGGCTGGGGGCAAGGGCAGCGAGAATGATCCCGGCCAATGTGCCACCCTCGCGAAATCCGGCAAGGCGGATCAGCGCCTCCGGGCTGCCGGCGAGCGCAGTGCTTTGTCCATAGAACAGCACGGTGCCCAAGCTGTAGGCTGTGAACAGCAATACCAGTGCAATCACGAGCCAGGGCAAGACGCTCCCTGCAGCTGGGCGATACGTGTAGAGCAGGAGAAACCCCATAGCCATCCCAAAGGCCGCCAGCGCAGCAAAAGTCGCCCGCTCCTGCGGCCAGCGGTCGGTGATCCAGCCCAGCAATGGATCCTGCACGAAATCAAGCACCCGTATCCCTGCCAGTACTGCCGCCAGGGTGGCCAGGCTCACCCCCAGTTCCGCCGTCGCAAAACGCGGCAGATGGATGTAGAGTGGCAGGCCGGCGGCGGCCAGCATCATGGCAAACAGGGAAATACGGGTGGCTTGCATCAGTTGCCTCTGAGCTGACTGGACAGGCGCGCGGACCGGCTGTTGGGAGATAGCCAGATATTCAGAAACCGTTTGCGGGCCTCTGCATGGCGCACATCACAGGTCTGCCGTCCATTCAGGTAAAGTGCCACTTGGTTCGGGTCGCGTGTTGTGGCGACAAAACTGTCCCCGGCTGCCACATCGCGAAAGCAGCGTTCCAGCTTTGCAAGCAACCGATCCTGATCCGCACGCGGTCCCTCCAGCCGGGTCAACTCTGCGGCGGTCGCCTTGGTCAGCTGCATACGCGTGAACCCGCGCCGATAGCTGAG from Phaeobacter inhibens DSM 16374 harbors:
- a CDS encoding DUF3833 domain-containing protein — its product is MKFLLVAIILVLLLALLRPGFGFRSQRPQHYAGTGPDFDIRTHLSGEMISEGMIYGPMGRVVSRFVATMNGAWDGNTGTLSEDFSYASSGTQQRKWFLTMGENGAFTATADDIIGTGEGQQSGATVRLTYRIRLPESAGGHVLDVTDWMYLMENGTIMNRSEMRKFGLKVAELVATIRPKGT
- a CDS encoding MFS transporter; the protein is MQATRISLFAMMLAAAGLPLYIHLPRFATAELGVSLATLAAVLAGIRVLDFVQDPLLGWITDRWPQERATFAALAAFGMAMGFLLLYTYRPAAGSVLPWLVIALVLLFTAYSLGTVLFYGQSTALAGSPEALIRLAGFREGGTLAGIILAALAPSLLGALGASQAGYPAFGGLLAGLCITVWWLTRGLWTATPRPEQPLSITALREAGGFRLLALALVNSLPVAMTSTLFLFFVEDKLALADMAGPFLVLFFLAAGLSVPLWTRAADRFGARNVLFPAMILAILSFVSAAFLPAGAALGFAMICVGSGAALGADMVILPVLFSRMLARAGLQAGQAFGLWSFAAKLALAAAAVLLLPMLQLSGFTPGGQNSIAALQTLTWAYAIIPCCIKLIAIAMVLRLPRKVTAP
- a CDS encoding chalcone isomerase family protein, producing MPDPGQPHDTKSLWTSHRSAMVSFALGLAVLLSSFSTPATADTGLQSPIKLGEVTFRWFGLPLYDASLFAEGQERFDWQTPMALKLSYRRGFTRMQLTKATAAELTRLEGPRADQDRLLAKLERCFRDVAAGDSFVATTRDPNQVALYLNGRQTCDVRHAEARKRFLNIWLSPNSRSARLSSQLRGN